The following proteins are encoded in a genomic region of Clostridium kluyveri:
- a CDS encoding type II toxin-antitoxin system HicA family toxin yields MNREEMELMIMNAFKIQERIVEDFMMTDVNDELVKLADSKANERYEKIKDISNKMKNRLLKVNNLHDFSNFFNDYVKYQNNFVNLVDKYMDYFHKEYFEAEIFETEILKVIKEKVVPETDKLNALIIIAQLSNMNKFANILKFRMKKLTDNIEFICKECVKPTLHIYRVLVENLIRDIQKLEKERIELLKTLTLDAKVDISKEYKKDIYKIFNYKDMNRLLEINGYEEDRQTGDHKIYKSKDGKKSIPVPQRSLGKSLSFKIQKQIG; encoded by the coding sequence ATGAACAGAGAAGAAATGGAGTTAATGATAATGAATGCTTTTAAAATACAAGAAAGAATAGTGGAAGATTTCATGATGACGGATGTGAATGATGAATTAGTTAAATTAGCAGACAGTAAAGCAAATGAAAGATATGAAAAGATAAAAGATATATCTAATAAGATGAAAAATAGGTTATTAAAAGTTAATAATTTACATGATTTTTCGAATTTTTTTAATGATTATGTTAAATATCAAAATAATTTTGTTAATTTAGTAGATAAATACATGGATTATTTTCATAAAGAATATTTTGAAGCAGAAATTTTTGAAACAGAAATTTTAAAGGTAATTAAAGAGAAAGTTGTTCCAGAAACAGATAAATTAAATGCATTGATTATAATAGCACAACTTAGTAATATGAACAAATTCGCAAATATTTTGAAGTTTAGAATGAAAAAACTAACAGATAATATAGAATTTATATGTAAAGAATGTGTAAAACCAACTTTACATATTTACAGAGTATTGGTTGAAAATTTAATAAGAGATATACAAAAATTAGAAAAAGAAAGAATTGAATTATTAAAAACTCTTACACTGGATGCTAAAGTTGATATTTCTAAAGAATATAAAAAGGATATCTATAAAATATTTAACTATAAAGACATGAATAGGTTGCTAGAAATAAATGGATATGAAGAGGATAGGCAAACTGGTGATCATAAAATCTATAAAAGTAAAGATGGCAAAAAAAGTATTCCAGTACCTCAACGTTCTTTAGGGAAATCGCTGAGTTTTAAAATTCAAAAACAGATTGGTTAG
- the lepB gene encoding signal peptidase I has translation MFVSGLLWDSNKIINKKELSEKYLPSDIQTYSNIASFTVPDNEVFVLGDNRPNSYDSRYLGSIPISRIKAKMLCDINNIFR, from the coding sequence TTGTTTGTTAGTGGCCTCCTGTGGGACAGTAACAAAATTATAAATAAAAAGGAATTAAGTGAGAAATATTTACCATCCGATATACAAACATATAGTAATATTGCTTCTTTTACAGTACCCGACAATGAAGTTTTTGTTTTAGGTGATAATAGACCTAATAGTTATGATAGTAGATATTTGGGTAGCATTCCTATAAGTAGAATTAAAGCTAAAATGCTTTGTGATATAAATAATATTTTTAGATAG
- a CDS encoding type II toxin-antitoxin system MqsA family antitoxin — translation MNCILCKGDLIQGNVNHIVDLDGHIIIIKGVPANVCKQCGEYFLKNDIALKVEKIVEEAKKNKVEILVLNYSEGAA, via the coding sequence ATGAATTGCATTTTATGTAAAGGTGATTTGATACAGGGTAATGTTAATCATATTGTTGATTTGGATGGACACATTATCATAATTAAAGGTGTTCCAGCAAATGTTTGTAAGCAATGTGGGGAATATTTTCTTAAAAATGATATTGCATTAAAAGTGGAAAAAATAGTAGAAGAAGCTAAAAAGAATAAAGTTGAGATATTGGTACTCAATTATTCTGAAGGAGCTGCTTAA
- a CDS encoding ParM/StbA family protein — protein sequence MENVNVKNVKVKENLKEVKFCAADPGNWNTKWINNRGVKGVCSSRISTDYEAYDEGFQRIEYNDQTIYFEIGEIQKELNKAEKGYIVPQILYALCKANPKEQIVETNLTLLLPIIQMQTKTKLINKFKNQEFTFKYNGEDRIISIKDVLILPEGYSTYFSLSSEDKKGSIVIVDIGSRTVNLAVLINGKIEKLNTITLGSYNFFQKIKNIENAKGQNFVEEDIKRLIDEGFIKVYQKQYIEFLNNILDSIKPLINLSTYKVIFTGGTSLMLQEYINQLKLPKFKIHEDALNSNVIGAMEASKITWGASA from the coding sequence ATGGAAAATGTAAATGTAAAAAATGTAAAGGTAAAAGAGAATTTAAAAGAAGTTAAATTTTGTGCGGCTGATCCTGGAAATTGGAACACAAAATGGATTAATAATAGAGGAGTTAAAGGTGTTTGTAGCAGTAGAATCAGTACTGACTATGAAGCTTATGACGAGGGATTTCAAAGAATAGAGTATAATGACCAAACTATATATTTTGAAATTGGAGAAATACAAAAGGAACTAAATAAAGCAGAAAAAGGATATATAGTTCCTCAAATTTTATATGCATTATGTAAAGCAAATCCAAAGGAGCAAATTGTGGAAACTAATTTAACTTTATTATTACCCATAATTCAAATGCAAACAAAAACAAAGTTAATAAATAAATTTAAAAATCAAGAATTCACTTTTAAATATAATGGAGAAGATCGCATAATTTCCATTAAAGATGTTCTTATATTACCAGAAGGGTATTCGACATATTTTTCATTATCAAGTGAGGATAAGAAAGGTTCAATAGTTATAGTTGATATAGGTTCAAGAACTGTTAATTTAGCAGTGCTAATAAATGGGAAAATTGAAAAGCTTAATACTATAACATTAGGAAGTTATAATTTTTTTCAAAAAATAAAGAATATTGAGAATGCCAAAGGGCAAAATTTTGTTGAAGAAGACATAAAAAGATTGATTGATGAAGGGTTCATAAAGGTATATCAAAAGCAATACATAGAGTTTCTTAACAATATATTAGATAGTATTAAACCGTTAATTAATTTATCGACATATAAGGTAATCTTTACAGGTGGGACATCTCTAATGTTACAAGAGTATATAAATCAATTAAAATTACCCAAATTTAAGATTCATGAAGATGCCTTAAACTCAAATGTAATTGGTGCAATGGAAGCTTCAAAAATAACTTGGGGAGCAAGTGCATAA
- a CDS encoding cyclic-phosphate processing receiver domain-containing protein, giving the protein MKEKINLYLDDLRDVPEGFILARTVEEAIYYLENYKVEILSLDHDLGEDEKGNLLPTGYDLVKYMCKNGLRADKIYIHTYNPIGRDNMWQTLIGAQRRGFIDIDIEIYNRPVVPNKYTER; this is encoded by the coding sequence ATGAAAGAAAAAATAAACCTCTATTTAGATGACCTACGAGATGTTCCAGAAGGTTTTATATTAGCAAGAACAGTAGAAGAAGCGATATATTACTTAGAAAACTATAAAGTTGAAATTCTTTCTCTAGATCATGATTTAGGAGAAGATGAAAAAGGTAATTTATTACCAACAGGGTATGATTTAGTTAAGTATATGTGTAAAAATGGATTAAGAGCTGATAAAATATATATACATACTTATAATCCTATTGGTAGAGACAACATGTGGCAAACATTAATAGGAGCACAGAGAAGAGGGTTCATAGATATAGATATTGAGATATATAATCGTCCAGTAGTGCCAAATAAATATACTGAAAGGTAA
- the guaA gene encoding glutamine-hydrolyzing GMP synthase yields the protein MERELVIVVDFGGQYNQLIARRVRENNVYCEIVPYTYSVDKIKEKNPRGIIFTGGPNSVYDDNAPKISEDIFEIGVPVLGICYGHQLICTTLGGKVESAQVREYGKTDVVLNNSSGLFSGIDKNESCWMSHTDFVSYPPEGFKIIGKSGESPVAAVENIDKKIYGVQFHPEVEHTPFGKKMLSNFLFDICNLKGDWSMSSFVDEKIKSIKEEVGDKKVICAMSGGVDSSVAAMIVHKAVGKQLTCIFVDHGLLRKDEGDQVEDIFKKQFNMNFIRVNAEKRFLQKLKDISDPEKKRKIIGEEFIRVFEEEAKKLGEIAFLVQGTIYPDVVESGLGTSATIKSHHNVGGLPEDMDFKLIEPLRELFKDEVRAVGKELGIPHKLVWRQPFPGPGLAIRVLGDVTEEKLQITRDADAIFREEIANADLDETIWQYFACLPNIRSVGVMGDERTYCYTIALRAVISTDAMTCDWARVPYEVLDKVSRRIVNEVKGVNRIVYDVTSKPPSTIEWE from the coding sequence ATGGAAAGAGAATTAGTTATTGTAGTTGATTTTGGAGGGCAATATAATCAACTTATAGCAAGAAGAGTGAGAGAAAATAATGTATACTGTGAAATAGTCCCTTATACCTATTCTGTAGATAAAATAAAAGAAAAAAACCCCAGAGGAATAATATTTACAGGAGGACCTAATAGTGTATATGATGATAATGCTCCTAAAATAAGTGAAGATATATTTGAAATAGGTGTACCGGTTTTAGGTATATGTTATGGTCATCAACTTATATGTACTACACTAGGGGGGAAAGTTGAAAGTGCACAAGTAAGGGAATATGGAAAAACAGATGTGGTTCTCAATAATAGCAGTGGTTTATTTTCTGGCATAGATAAAAATGAGAGTTGTTGGATGAGTCATACGGATTTTGTATCATATCCTCCAGAAGGATTTAAAATAATAGGAAAATCAGGAGAAAGCCCTGTAGCTGCTGTAGAGAATATTGATAAAAAAATATATGGAGTTCAGTTTCATCCAGAAGTTGAACATACCCCTTTTGGTAAAAAGATGCTTTCTAATTTTTTATTTGATATATGTAATTTAAAAGGAGATTGGTCTATGTCTTCTTTTGTGGATGAAAAGATAAAATCAATAAAAGAAGAAGTTGGAGATAAAAAGGTAATATGTGCCATGTCCGGTGGAGTAGATTCTTCAGTGGCAGCAATGATTGTACATAAGGCTGTAGGAAAGCAGCTTACCTGTATATTTGTAGATCATGGTCTTTTAAGAAAAGATGAAGGAGATCAGGTTGAAGATATATTTAAAAAACAGTTTAATATGAATTTTATAAGAGTAAATGCAGAGAAAAGATTCTTACAAAAGTTAAAAGATATATCAGATCCTGAAAAGAAGAGAAAAATAATAGGAGAAGAATTTATAAGAGTATTTGAAGAAGAGGCTAAAAAGTTAGGAGAAATAGCTTTTCTGGTTCAAGGAACCATATATCCTGATGTGGTAGAAAGTGGGCTTGGAACATCTGCTACTATAAAAAGTCATCATAATGTAGGCGGATTACCTGAAGATATGGATTTTAAACTTATAGAGCCTCTAAGGGAACTATTTAAAGATGAGGTCAGGGCAGTAGGTAAAGAACTTGGTATACCTCATAAATTAGTGTGGAGACAACCGTTTCCGGGACCGGGACTTGCTATAAGAGTTTTAGGAGATGTTACAGAGGAAAAGCTTCAAATAACTAGAGATGCAGATGCAATATTTAGAGAAGAAATAGCAAATGCTGATTTAGATGAGACTATATGGCAGTATTTTGCCTGTCTTCCAAACATACGCTCTGTAGGAGTAATGGGGGATGAGAGAACTTATTGCTATACTATTGCATTAAGGGCTGTCATATCCACAGATGCAATGACTTGTGACTGGGCTAGGGTACCTTATGAGGTTTTAGACAAAGTTTCAAGAAGAATAGTTAACGAAGTTAAAGGAGTTAATAGGATTGTTTACGATGTAACTTCAAAACCTCCTTCAACTATAGAGTGGGAGTGA
- a CDS encoding helix-turn-helix domain-containing protein, producing the protein MLSAEKMKLVRLLNNVTQKEIGDIMGVSKNYISMVENGKHYYSSEQCTKYLNAIYKIAQEKKRPKENIEETEDIIDPLGN; encoded by the coding sequence TTGTTAAGTGCCGAAAAAATGAAGTTGGTAAGATTGTTAAATAATGTTACACAAAAAGAAATTGGAGACATAATGGGTGTAAGTAAAAATTACATAAGTATGGTTGAAAATGGTAAACATTATTACTCCAGTGAGCAATGTACTAAATATTTGAATGCTATATATAAAATAGCCCAAGAGAAGAAAAGACCAAAGGAGAATATAGAAGAAACAGAAGATATAATTGATCCATTGGGGAATTAG
- a CDS encoding DUF6483 family protein, with protein MTKIHTRNLEIMRKIKEGVGLEELAKEYKISFSTITSTIERYKEFESYSNEMENLKAKNRINQETELYDLCKLLKFHTHSIKALVHKNIRSIDKLLSLNEEEFYLIKNLGEVSQKYIKECISEYKEKMKQHPNTNDNANKNEVIEEVNIEGSELQRSINEQVRGMKVNREYIYKLIEDVHNGKNNLEFLQKEISKEFERIENVNKELLQTLINLYMARVMPWADNARRYKVDMECELQWILDKYNNNDDGTISQDGLLEIMVKRDIHDHKLREAESKLIGAIHSRKSKRSYEIALFFYNDIDKWDEDKLAKCNFSKQKIKEGLKFVKELYEQG; from the coding sequence ATGACTAAGATTCATACGAGGAATTTAGAAATTATGCGAAAAATTAAAGAAGGGGTAGGTCTTGAAGAATTAGCTAAAGAATATAAGATATCTTTTTCAACAATTACTTCAACAATTGAGAGGTATAAAGAATTTGAATCTTATTCTAATGAAATGGAGAATTTAAAAGCAAAGAATAGAATAAATCAAGAAACAGAATTATATGATTTGTGTAAATTATTAAAATTTCATACACATAGTATTAAAGCTTTAGTTCATAAAAATATTAGAAGTATTGATAAGCTTCTATCATTAAATGAAGAAGAGTTTTATCTAATAAAAAACCTTGGAGAAGTAAGTCAAAAATATATAAAAGAATGTATAAGTGAATATAAAGAAAAAATGAAACAACATCCTAATACGAATGATAATGCTAATAAAAATGAAGTAATAGAAGAAGTTAATATTGAAGGATCTGAACTTCAAAGATCTATAAATGAGCAAGTAAGGGGCATGAAAGTGAATAGAGAATATATTTATAAACTTATTGAAGATGTACATAATGGGAAAAATAATTTAGAATTTTTGCAAAAAGAAATAAGTAAAGAATTTGAGAGAATAGAAAATGTAAACAAAGAGCTGCTGCAAACCTTAATAAATTTATATATGGCTAGAGTTATGCCCTGGGCAGATAACGCAAGAAGATATAAAGTTGATATGGAATGTGAATTACAATGGATTTTAGATAAATACAATAACAATGATGATGGAACTATTTCACAAGATGGATTATTGGAAATCATGGTGAAAAGAGATATACATGATCATAAACTTAGAGAAGCTGAGAGTAAACTAATTGGAGCAATACATTCACGTAAATCAAAAAGAAGTTATGAGATAGCATTATTCTTTTATAATGATATTGATAAATGGGATGAAGATAAACTTGCTAAGTGTAACTTTTCAAAACAAAAAATAAAAGAAGGATTAAAATTTGTAAAAGAGTTATATGAGCAGGGCTAA
- a CDS encoding alkaline phosphatase, protein MIRIYVSDLLGRFKKSQKWLADTAKIRPTTIGLYYKENIQRINIDDLNKIVKTFKTLDNNIALTDVINFIDEEKVEE, encoded by the coding sequence ATGATTAGAATTTATGTATCTGATTTATTAGGTAGATTTAAGAAAAGTCAAAAATGGCTTGCTGACACTGCAAAAATTAGACCAACAACGATTGGTTTATATTATAAGGAAAACATTCAAAGAATAAATATTGATGATCTAAATAAAATAGTTAAAACATTTAAAACATTAGATAACAATATTGCTTTAACAGATGTTATTAACTTTATAGATGAAGAAAAGGTAGAGGAATAA
- a CDS encoding helix-turn-helix domain-containing protein, which translates to MPVVHVDDTLRNAIKEERKKRGLRGDILAKDIHKSASYISQIENGTISTMDISILYAIFKRIIDLPEKDLSDYIFEKFDKNIKFTEKDIRKREWILNLEYQFRLFPISLEIINYLQTKLNNLNISPKDLVLRINQNEDLEESVLNKLKDNVVWVKMDEDGQTQTAIKFNLAEDYIDQILNKKIKTINKINMEGILYSIYKLEGMNPFDANIKADKKLLDFKFYTLEERNQKIKKAKNGNIDLSTIISEEDSECSKYIYDIAGDFSALRDINPVYGLAVLKAFYRSLNLNKNLMYGILKLDFSELKDISNERKKVFIDEVQKLIAKYKQPTEDDFIL; encoded by the coding sequence TTGCCAGTAGTTCATGTTGATGATACATTGCGAAATGCTATAAAAGAAGAACGTAAAAAAAGAGGTCTTAGAGGAGATATTTTAGCAAAAGATATACATAAGAGTGCGAGTTATATAAGTCAAATTGAAAATGGAACTATTTCTACTATGGATATAAGCATACTTTATGCAATTTTTAAAAGAATAATTGATTTACCTGAAAAAGATTTATCTGATTATATATTTGAAAAATTTGATAAAAACATTAAGTTCACAGAAAAAGATATCCGTAAAAGAGAATGGATACTTAATTTAGAATATCAATTTAGATTATTTCCAATATCCCTCGAAATAATAAATTATTTGCAAACTAAATTAAATAATTTAAACATATCTCCTAAAGATTTAGTTCTAAGAATCAACCAAAATGAAGATTTAGAAGAAAGTGTTCTAAATAAATTAAAAGATAATGTAGTATGGGTAAAAATGGATGAAGATGGTCAAACTCAAACTGCAATAAAGTTTAACCTTGCTGAAGATTATATTGACCAGATATTAAATAAAAAAATTAAAACAATTAATAAAATTAACATGGAAGGAATTTTATATAGTATCTACAAACTTGAAGGTATGAATCCATTTGATGCTAATATTAAAGCAGATAAAAAATTATTAGATTTTAAATTTTATACACTAGAGGAAAGAAATCAAAAAATAAAGAAAGCCAAAAATGGAAATATAGATTTAAGTACTATAATTTCAGAAGAAGATAGTGAATGTAGTAAATATATTTATGATATAGCAGGAGATTTCTCTGCTTTAAGAGATATAAATCCTGTATATGGTCTAGCTGTTCTTAAGGCCTTTTATAGATCATTAAATTTAAATAAAAATTTGATGTATGGTATATTGAAACTAGATTTTTCTGAATTAAAAGATATATCTAATGAACGAAAAAAAGTATTTATTGATGAGGTTCAAAAATTAATAGCAAAATATAAACAACCCACTGAAGATGACTTTATTCTTTAA
- a CDS encoding tyrosine-type recombinase/integrase: MKLKKGISKGKQLFKNESQIIKKTYQEAFKEYIAISKVRGLSEDTIKTYYYHNKYFCEFLGKNKNCGGLDVKTIESYVLFLQEKGMKGTTINSYLQNISPVLKYCMKKGYIFEYFNIPYVKVQQEHKEIFTEDELNTLLQPPKSKDFVSIRVYTCVWLLASTGLRASELRHLKVNNLNMIDRIITCNYTKNKKARYLPISSSLYEVLDNYLNLRKGDGEDYLFPTVYGDMLSRTSLQKGIVKYCHQRGIKKSGIHIYRHTFITRSVEKNVSPLILKNITGHATFKQLNNYYNSRMSSMVEVIDNIAPKLKRKESNLKKRGRR, from the coding sequence ATGAAATTGAAAAAAGGTATATCAAAAGGAAAGCAATTATTCAAAAATGAAAGCCAAATTATTAAAAAAACATACCAAGAAGCATTTAAGGAATACATTGCTATTTCTAAGGTTAGAGGATTATCGGAAGATACAATAAAAACTTATTATTATCACAATAAATATTTTTGTGAATTTCTAGGAAAAAATAAAAATTGCGGTGGCTTAGATGTTAAAACAATAGAATCATACGTACTTTTTTTACAGGAAAAAGGTATGAAAGGGACTACCATTAATAGTTATTTACAGAACATATCGCCAGTTTTAAAGTATTGTATGAAAAAAGGATATATTTTTGAATATTTCAATATACCCTATGTTAAAGTACAACAAGAACATAAAGAAATTTTTACAGAAGATGAACTTAACACACTTTTACAACCTCCTAAAAGTAAAGATTTTGTAAGTATTAGAGTATATACTTGTGTTTGGTTATTAGCTAGTACGGGATTAAGAGCCAGTGAATTAAGGCACTTAAAAGTCAATAATTTAAATATGATAGATAGAATAATAACTTGTAATTATACTAAAAACAAAAAAGCTAGATATCTTCCAATAAGTAGTTCTCTTTATGAGGTTTTAGACAATTACTTAAATTTAAGAAAAGGTGATGGTGAGGATTACTTATTTCCGACTGTATATGGAGATATGTTAAGCCGAACTTCGTTGCAAAAAGGCATAGTTAAATATTGCCATCAAAGAGGGATTAAAAAAAGTGGAATTCACATATATAGACACACATTTATTACTCGTTCAGTTGAAAAGAATGTATCTCCACTTATACTAAAAAATATTACAGGTCACGCGACTTTCAAACAATTGAACAATTATTATAATTCAAGAATGTCAAGCATGGTTGAAGTTATAGATAATATTGCCCCTAAATTAAAGAGAAAAGAAAGTAATCTAAAGAAAAGGGGTAGAAGGTAA